Below is a window of Arabidopsis thaliana chromosome 2, partial sequence DNA.
TGCAATAGATATATAGACATGTATGTACTTCACAATCctttaagacaaaaaaaaaaacagaaccagGATGAATGGTAAATCGAAATACTGTACAGACTAATCTTAGGGGACTCATAGAAATCTGAGTTTTCTTGCCACCAAAGGTGTGTATCTTTTGAACTTTTATCACTTTGCAtacatttatttcttcttccatctcctTCTTTTacctttcatttttcttcctaACCTATTTTCgtctatatgtttttttacatATCTGTAACTATTTCAGTATCTAAAtagacaaaataatttatagtaTCATTATTTTCCCATTTAATACTCCCTTTGTATCATTTTAATTGATGTTTAAGGTTTCTACACATAAAGTAAGAAAACacataattttcatttaatataCCTCTTTTACACCAAAACaccattaaataaaataatttcaaccaataagaaaacatgcacttaaatataattggtaaaaaaaaaatatatctacaTAATTTTTGcatagaaaattgaaaacatcacttaaaattatacaaaaaacaaattcttgaaaacatCACTTTAATTGATACAAAGGGAGTATAAATTCTAGACCAAAACAAAGTACTAATAAAAATCTATCgttttgaaatcaaatctaAAGATTTTTGTACCAAatctttcatattttatacTCCGTTTTTAACGTCTAAAAgaagttttaattaattggtctttcaagtttcaacaaaagatttgagtttatcttttaacaaattaaaaagtaaaagttcaaaactatTTATTCCTTTTAAGATCTCCTAATAAAGCGGAGCTGGGGCCTGCTAGTAGTAGCCTATACAAGGATCGTGATTACAAGAGAGGACTTATTCTATagcaaaaccctagattttCTAGCAGTTTGTTTCGTCTCCTTCCTCCTAAATTAACCTCAAATtcgttttagggtttcttcagCCGCCGGTAATGGACTTTTCAGATGATGACATGATTGATAACAAATCAGGGGAGGAGAATTACAGCTATGGTGGTGGTAACGAATCCGATGACTACAACGATGTGGTAGACACAATTATTCCATCGGAGAAAAGTTACGTGATTCTCAAGGAAGAAGACATTCTCAAGCTTCAAAGAGACGATATCGAACGAGTTTCATCGATTCTTTCTCTAAGCCAAGTGGAAGTGATTGTTCTGCTTCTTCACTATAACTGGTGTGTTAGTAAAGTCGAAGACGAATGGTTTACGGACGAAGAAAGAATCCGTAAAGCCGTTGGTTTATTGAAGGAGCCTGTCGTTGACTTCAATGGTggagaaaaagacaaaaaatgtagaaaagtGAATATCCAATGTGGAATTTGCTTTGAATCATACACTCGAGAGGAAATTGCAAGGGTTTCTTGTGGTCATCCTTATTGCAAGACTTGCTGGGCTGGTTACATCACTACAAAAATCGAAGACGGTCCGGGATGTTTAAGGGTTAAATGTCCTGAGCCTTCTTGTTCCGCTGCTGTTGGTAAAGATATGATCGAGGATGTTACTGAGACAAAAGTTAACGAGAAGTATTCTAGATATATTCTTAGGTCTTATGTAGAAGATGGGAAGAAGATTAAATGGTGTCCATCACCGGGATGCGGATACGCGGTTGAATTCGGTGGAAGTGAAAGTAGTAGTTAcgatgtttcttgtttgtgttCGTATAGGTTTTGCTGGAATTGCAGTGAAGATGCTCACAGTCCTGTGGATTGTGACACGGTTTCAAAATGGATATTCAAGAACCAGGATGAGTCGGAGAACAAGAATTGGATGCTTGCGAATTCAAAGCCTTGTCCTGAATGCAAGCGTCCTATCGAGAAGAACGATGGATGTAACCATATGACATGTTCAGCTCCGTGTGGACATGAGTTTTGTTGGATTTGTCTTAAAGCATATCGTCGTCACAGCGGTGCTTGCAATAGGTTTGTTGTGGAGCAGGCAGAAAGTAAGAGAGCATTGCTTCAGAGTGAAATCAAAAGATACACGCATTATTATGTAAGATGGGCAGAAAATCAATCGTCGAGGCTAAAGGCTATGAGAGATCTGGAGAAGTTGCAATCGGTGCAGCTTAAGGAGCTTAGTGACAATCAGTGCACGTCTGAAACTCAGCTTCAATTCACCGTAGATGCATGGCTTCAGGTCAGtaaaagtatttaaataaCTCTTTGATTATACTAACATTACgaaactgtatatatatagcaagCACCGTAGAAATTAGTAAAAACGATTTCATGATTCAACTAAAGTTGTAATTTATCAAAAGTCGAACTTAGAGTTTCATCGGTAAATCACCATGATGCGAATAACCAATGAATTTCCAATTTTGACGTTTGATAAATTAGAACATTGTTGTTGAACATTTATTGACATGTGATTGATTTTACTGTGGTAGATCATCGAATGTAGGAGAGTCTTGAAATGGACATATGCATATGGATACTACCTTCAAGATCTCCCCAAGCGGAAATTTTTTGAGTATTTGCAAGGTTAGTTTTCGTTAAGGAAACACTTAAATATGTACGTTGTGATCATAATTTGTCCATTGTagctaattaaatttttgttgtcagGGGAGGCTGAATCAGGTTTGGAGAGGCTTCATCATTGTGCAGAGAATGAGttgaaacaatttttcatTAAAAGTGAAGATCCATCCGATACTTTCAATGCTTTCCGGATGAAATTAACTGGTTTGACTACAGTAACCAAAACCTACTTCGAAAATCTGGTGAAAGCTTTGGAGAATGGTCTGGTTGATGTGACACATAATGAATTCCCCCCAGATAATGAGACCAAATcaacacaagaaaaatacGAAGAATATCAAGATTACGAAGACGATTTTCTCGAAACACAAAGGCTATATGATGAAGCTCTTTTAAGTGGCTGCTACTACGATTGAGATCTCTCTCAGCCTCAATTTAATCCCTTCGTTTTGCTAGcaatttggatattttttttttctttttatcaaagcaatttggattttttttttgatacttgacttttgaattttgattactTGCTCTCGCCTAGTACAATTTGCAATGGATAGACATGTACTTCACAATCCTTGAAACCGATATTAGAGGCCACCCACGTCGTCACGACTTGGCGGCAAACTATACCCATggaaaaatttacaatttaaaaaaggaaaaaacattgAACTTGGTTCCGTATAAGAAATATATGCAGCGGGATCAAATGTTCATGCTTTTGTATTTGTCAATTCcttagatttggttttaaaacctataattttttttgttaatgtaatGTTTCTAAACACGATGAACACAACTAATCCAAATagtgttaaatattttttcttaagtatAACAACTAATCCAACGCTAAAGTCAAGTTTACTTGTTCGACCGCAGATCTCGATTAGAGCATATGCAATGGAAGAGGTTTGCAAAGTCTctcaaattatattattttaagacacatatttttttttttttgttaaatttgaagtaataaaaaaagaatcaaaccaaTTATATGTCGACATGGGTAAAAGAGTCTCTCAAGAGGTTCTCATTTGAAATCCCAtgctcatctctctctctcttactttctattttttttttttttttattatccaTAACCATTGTTAGAACTCCACATTGCACATGCTCTTAGAAActgttaattatttatttaaaatatgggaaatatttttgaaaaaattagaaagaaatttttgaagatttactttttttttggtaagttgGGAAGATTTacttctatataaaaaaataaatataaatatttcaaataaagaaaataatgagaAAATACATTAAAtgtagattttgtttgttataaaGATAGTAGTAAATATGACTTATAATGATTATTTCTTTATCCTTAAtgtactattttattttttattttaaaactaatagCATTTGATGTAATATTAAGGATAGTTTAATGTTCTTCAGCTAGTTTAATgactatttttaatttaaaaactaatattaacaACATTTGATGTtagttctatatatatatatatatatttggatttgttttttttgaaaagttatttttggatatataaatcttcaaccgaaaaaaaaaattccctcAACAAACTTTAGAAccaatattatatatttggcCTAAAATCCAAGAGAAAactgagaaacaaaatttgatgaatttttttacaCCCGAAAATGTGAAATAGATATGatacaaataaaacatgtGGGGCCCAGAGAAACTTTAATTTTCGTAATTGTTATACTTAACACTAGCTGAAGAACGTTCCGGTGTTCCGAGATGGAAACACGTGGAAAATGCTTATTGGCTATAATTTTGAGTTATCCTCTCTTATGTTGTTTTAGCACCAAGGATATCCTAATGATAACCCTAATATCTGAGCGATGATTAGAAGAGAGCTTCTacaagtataaataaaataacgaTCGAGATCTTGTTAGAGCAAAGCCCTAGTTTACCAATGAGACTTGGCTTCATTTGCCTCCTTTAAATCTCAAAGtcgtttaaggttttttttttttcagacgGTCATGAGTTCTTCAGATCGTGACATCATCGATATCGAatcaggagaagaagatttgtatAGCGATGGTGGTAACGACATCATCGATATCGAATCAGGAGAGGAGGATTTGTACAGCGATGGTGGTAACGTATCCGATGACTACAACCCTGTGGACGACACAATTAGTCGATCTGAGAAAAGTTACGTTGTTGTTAAGGAAGAAGACATTCTTAAGCTTCAAAGAGACGATATCGAACAAGTTTCGACGGTTCTCTCTGTAAGCCAAGTGGAATCGATTGTTCTGCTTCTTCACTATCATTGGTGTGTTAGTAAACTCGAAGATGAATGGTTTACGGACGAAGAGAGAATCCGTAAAACCGTTGGTATATTAAAGGAGCCTGTCGTTGATGTTAATGGTACAGAAGTGGATATTCAATGTGGAATTTGCTTTGAATCATACACTCGAAAGGAAATTGCTAGGGTTTCTTGTGGTCATCCTTATTGCAAGACCTGCTGGACTGGTTACATCACTACGAAAATCGAAGACGGTCCGGGATGTTTAAGGGTTAAATGTCCCGAACCTTCTTGTTACGCTGTTGTTGGTCAAGACATGATCGATGAGGTTactgagaagaaagataaggACAAGTAttatagatattttcttaGGTCTTATGTCGAAGAcgggaagaagatgaaatggtGTCCATCACCGGGATGCGAATACGCGGTTGAATTTGGTGTAAATGGAAGTAGTAGTTAcgatgtttcttgtttgtgttCGTATAAGTTTTGCTGGAATTGCTGTGAAGACGCTCACTCTCCTGTGGATTGTGAAACAGTGTCAAAGTGGTTACTAAAGAACAAGGATGAGTCGGAGAACATGAATTGGATACTTGCTAAGACAAAGCCTTGTCCTAAATGCAAGCGTCCTATTGAGAAGAACACTGGATGTAACCATATGTCATGCTCAGCTCCATGTagacattatttttgttgggcATGCCTTCAACCATTGAGCGATCACAAGGCTTGCAACGCGTTTAAAGCAGACAATGAGGATGAAACTAAGAGAAAAAGGGCTAAAGATGCGATCGATAGATACACGCATTTTTATGAAAGATGGGCATTCAATCAATCCTCGAGGCTTAAAGCTATGAGTGATTTGGAGAAATGGCAATCGGTGGAGCTTAAGCAGCTTAGTGACATTCAGAGCACACCAGAAACTCAGCTCAGTTTCACCGTAGATGCATGGCTTCAGGTTAGTAAAAGTAACATTTACAAGACCATTGAAAATGTTTGTGGAAACGACGGAACATAATGGAATTACTACCATAGTAGATATATAATAAACGACAAGCTTTCTTGAAGACGATTTTATGAGTAACTTATCATTGATCTGAACTGATGAATAGatagattacaaaaaaagtGTGTATAATTTTCAAACTGGCAAAAATCATCCCACCATTATGCTAGCCACCAATGAGATTCTAAGTTAGATTTTGTTACTTACATTGTAACAGCGGAACATAATCTGTAGTagaaaaaactagaaaagctttattaaattgaaaaatcatcTTAATGACGGTTAACTTTCCGAAATGGTGAAACCATTCCACCATTATGCATGAGAACTACCAATTAGACTCTAAGTTAGTTACGGCATTAATTATATTCTCATTCCACCATTATGCATGAGAACTACCAATTAGACTCTAAGTTAGTTACGACATTATATTAATTCTTGTTGACATGTACTTGATTTTACTGTTACAGATCATCGAGTGTAGGAGGGTCTTGAAATGGACCTATGCATATGGATACTACATACTTAGTCAAGAGCGCAACAAGCGAGTATTTGCAAGGTCAGTTTTTGGTACGGAAACACTTAATTTGTGTGTAATCTTAATTTTTCCATTAATTGTAGCAGAACTTTTTCGTTGTCTTGTTGTTCAGCTGAGGCAGAAAATGGTTTGGAGAGACTTCATCATTGTGCAGAGGAGGAGTTGAAACAGTTTATCGGGAAAATTGAAGACCCATCAAAAAATTTCGGTGAGCTCCGAGCgaaattaattgatttgacTAAAGCAACTAAAACCTACTTCGAAAATCTGGTGAAAGCTTTGGAGAACGGTCTTGTTGACGTGGCATATAATGAGAGCCAGTCAATAGAAGAACCTGAATCTTTTACCAAAAGGTCCAAGacaaggaaaataaaaactttaatttagaGTTTTAGTAACTTCAATATTTTCTATGGTTTATGTGTTTGCTGCGAAGGActgtagatttttttatgcctttttttttaaccttagacctcaaagttttatttatttacaattaaGGATTTGCGACTTTGCTGCTTGGTTGCTTTATATTTCATAGTGCAATTTTGGTGACcataatttgtatttattgtCTGAAAACTTCTCTAGATTAAGAGCTAATGTAATATCCATTCAAACATCGGATGAAACCTCTCCTAACATgacaaagattaaaaataaattacatgAATTGTGAGAACTCAAGCATCTATAATTCTATTTTCGTTGAGCTCATCTATACAACTCTTTCTGAAGTCCAACAAATTCTAAAATAACATGAAAAAGTATGatccacaaaaaaagaaagataacataatgaaatcaaaatttttatcGGACCCACCCACCTAATCTCCTCCCTTCATGGCTTCATCTACCCGCCACGTTTATTATATGGCATAgtaagaatctttttttttttaccatcaCAATGTCTTAATCGTCATAGATTGCTCTCTACACATTTCATAGAAATCAATCCTGAAATACTCTCACGCATTGCATACAAACTTATTCACAAAAAGGAAGCATCAATTTATAATGAATCATTCcttcaaatttaaaaccaaattaacagaagaagagaagaagaagacgaaaaagaagaattgacaagtattctaaaaattataataacttTTATCCAACATCGTAAATAATGAGACATGTATATAACACTATATTCACTTAACTTACATAGGAGACACAATATCAACAACTTATTGTTCCTTTGGTTCGAacaattttaccaaaaaaatgagTGAAGCAAAGAAGGGTCACGTACTGTTTTTTCCATATCCATTACAAGGCCACATTAACCCAATGATCCAACTCGCTAAACGCTTATCCAAAAAGGGCATCACCAGCACACTCATCATCGCCTCCAAAGACCACCGTGAACCTTACACCTCCGACGACTACTCCATCACCGTCCACACCATCCACGACGGTTTCTTTCCACATGAACACCCTCACGCCAAGTTCGTAGATCTTGACCGTTTCCACAACTCTACTTCTCGAAGCCTGACCGATTTCATCTCTAGGTACAATACATGAATTTCCAATATGACATATCTCCTTAGTTATTTTAGAGGTAATTTTACTTTGGAATTTGATGAGAGAACAATTTTAGTCAAAAATCTATATCCTGGACTTCCGAGTGACAtagaatttctatttttgtcaattacGAAACGTTTTGTGTTCTGTCTCTTTTAATGTATATTTTGAGTGATTATCAACCACTTTTCATGTTTATACACAGTAATCCAGCTAGATTTTACCATTTACAACATTCataagcctttttttttttatgaatttaaaatagtttatataatGCATTAATGCCCATGTAAGAAATAAGCTTAATTAGTGTTAAAACTATCAAAGCAAGTTTCGTAGCGTTTTTAGGATAAGTATAATTTATATGCAAAAACGTTATCAATCTCTACTGTTATATAACCCCTTGTATATGCAGTGCGAAGTTGTCGGACAATCCTCCAAAAGCTCTGATCTATGATCCATTTATGCCCTTTGCATTGGACATAGCCAAGGACTTGGATCTATACGTAGTGGCATATTTCACTCAACCATGGTTGGCTAGTCTTGTTTACTACCATATCAACGAAGGCACCTACGATGTTCCCGTTGATAGACACGAGAACCCAACACTTGCATCGTTTCCTGGTTTCCCATTGTTAAGCCAAGATGATCTGCCTTCGTTCGCCTGCGAAAAAGGGTCGTACCCTCTTCTACACGAGTTTGTGGTTAGGCAATTCTCTAATTTATTGCAAGCTGATTGCATTCTCTGCAACACTTTTGATCAACTTGAACCAAAGGTAACGTTATTATTTAGATTGGTTTTGGTcattattttgagttttcgaAGGTGGAAAGTTTTTGTGGAacgtgttttttctttcacagGTAGTGAAATGGATGAATGATCAATGGCCGGTGAAGAACATTGGACCGGTGGTTCCATCGAAGTTCTTGGATAACCGGTTGCCAGAAGACAAAGATTACGAACTCGAGAACTCCAAGACAGAGCCAGACGAGTCTGTTTTGAAGTGGTTGGGAAACAGGCCGGCGAAGTCGGTGGTTTACGTGGCGTTTGGGACATTGGTGGCTTTGAGCGAAAAACAGATGAAGGAAATTGCAATGGCGATTAGCCAAACCGGATATCACTTCTTGTGGTCTGTTAGAGAATCCGAGAGAAGCAAACTACCCTCTGGTTTTATCGAAGAGGCAGAGGAGAAAGACTCTGGACTTGTGGCTAAGTGGGTTCCTCAGCTAGAGGTTTTAGCACATGAATCAATCGGGTGTTTCGTGTCACACTGTGGATGGAACTCGACATTGGAGGCACTATGCTTAGGGGTTCCAATGGTGGGCGTGCCTCAGTGGACTGATCAGCCCACAAATGCTAAGTTTATAGAGGATGTGTGGAAGATTGGGGTTAGAGTGAGGACCGATGGAGAAGGGCTTTCGAGTAAAGAAGAGATTGCGAGATGCATTGTTGAGGTCATGGAAGgagagagagggaaagagaTAAGGAAGAATGTTGAGAAGCTTAAGGTGTTGGCTCGCGAAGCTATCTCTGAAGGAGGTAGTTCCGACAAGAAGATTGATGAGTTTGTTGCTCTTTTGACTTAACAATTTGAAACTGAGATGTCATCAGTTTGTTAGTTGATTACCTAATAACGGCTTCTTTGTCATCTAAATTTGAATTATCCTGTTGGTTCCATTGGTTGTCCCCTGCGAACAAATCCATATATGAACTCTGTATTAAAAAACGGAGATGTTTGAATTTGAAGCATAACAAGAATAAAGAGCTTTCTTGAtacttatataaatatgatacATTGTATCTCAAAATGCTCAGTTCTGTGCAGTAGAGAAGTCTATATAGCTCGATGAAAGTACTTTTTGGGGTTTACATTGTACACTGTTACACGATAAGACAATGACAAATCGGAGAGGGCCGtttctttttgtattctttGTATCGAGTTTATTGTAAACATGAGAAGAGAGCTCTTGAATTGTGGAGTTTCTCGTGTTCCTGAGTAAACCTCTCACGTTCTTATGTACTATTTCCTGAGAAATCATACATTTGGGTGAGAGAAAAaatcatgatatatataaagagcTTGGCTCTAGTCCGTTATGGATAAGAAAAATCACGATCTTAGAAGAAGTCGGCTTAACTAAGGTGGAAGTAGAAAtgcaaaaacataaatgataAAGAGTTGTtaagagaaagtttttttaCCAAGGGAACTTGAATGTATCTTTCCACCATCCCTGTTTTGAGCAGTGTACAAAGATCTTGTCCAATCGAACTATGATCTCAGAAAATGTTGGTCTAACAAAAGTTTCCGTATCCCAGCATTCCTCAATCAATCTGTTTAAATAACAATTGAACCAAATAAGCTCAAAGAGGTTGGGTAAAGGATCAAGGACCAAGCAAATGATGTTACTGTAACTTAAAGTGTAAAACAAGTTCTGTTTTAAAGTTGATAAAGCTTAGTACACTTACTCTCTCATCTCTTGGGGACAACTTTTGGACTTGGCTTTAAACGAAGGTCTTCTTCCTTCTAAACACATTAGCTTCACTGCCTCTTCTGGGGGTTTAGGATGGAAAGGTTGTACTCCTTCAATCATCTGAAATTTTTAAGATAAACTCATCAGAGAATTGATGCATGAGATTTGCTAGAGAAGCTTATTGGCCTCAATCAGTCAATGCTAGGAAAAACATAATCAGCTAGAATGGTTGAGAAACAGAATGAAGTACTTTTAGAGAGCATATAGAACAGTGAGTGGAATAAAACCAGACTAGATACAGCCATCAAGAAATGCCGAGGAGCACAATGTTTGACCATTAACGTAACTAATAGGTACCGGATATAAGATGACACCAAAACGTATGAATCCATAAGGTACTACCTCATATAATACGACACCAAAAGAGTAAGAATCCACACTCCTGTCAAATATTTCATCTTTGTAAACCTCAGGTGCCATACAGTAATctgcaaacaacaaaaaaaatcatctgtTTAAACTATTGCCTCATGGAAATGGACCATTCTTATAACTTATGAGTATATCAATAGTAGAAACAGTTTCTATACTTAATACTTGTATCAAAGTTTCTCAGGAGGAAATAAGCATTTAGGACTTACTTGAAGGATCTATATGGGCCCCGTGATTAAGGATTTTTGATTTATCAGATGATAACTTTGCAAAActtatcaaaccaaatcccGCCACCTTCAGATGTCCTCCACTATCGAGCATAATATTTCTGGCACCTTACAAGAAGTTGCAAAAATTAGATAACGAGGGTCCAAATATATGTTCTCGAAAAACTTAACGTGCAAATGCTTCTTTATTTAGTTATCTTACTTGGGTTTTAGATCACAGTGGATTACTGGTTCTGGTTTACACTCGTGAAGATAATTCATTCCCCTGAGAAGAGCCAAATGATTCGTTcaaaagattattaaaaaaaatgtagttgTAAGTTGAATACAATCTTGCCAAAAAAGTCACATGCCTGGCTATATCGAGGGCAAATCTTAGAACTTTGGCTGGAGAAAGACGACCTTTTTTTTGAAGATAGCTCCCAAGGTCCCCCTGCAAGTTACCACCAAGTGGACAACATTAGTTCCTACCATCCAAATATTGCTTAATGAGGGAAAAATCTTTTAAGGTGTAAAAAGAGGGAGAAGCTTACTTTAGGATGATACTCGGACACAATCATCATGGGGACATTTTGAGTAACAGCTCCAACAAATTGCACAACATTAGGATGACGTACCTTCTCGAATAAAGTAAGTTCGTGTTTGAAGGCATTTCTGTGGGTACATAATAAAAGTCAGATGAGAAGATTGCAGAACAAACgtaatatatgaaaagaaaaacaaggatTAACACAGAGGGAATGAAGTGGATTCCAGAAAATATTACTGGAAATGCACAATTCCAACATAGAAGATTCTATAAGAACTATGATTGAATAATGTTACAGCtcatatcatcatcactatgAACATAACAAAGATGATTTCAACGATCTATAGCTTCACTCAAGAAGAAATTCAAACTCCTTCTTGACCTGTTAGCTAACATAGACATATTACTCACTGAAGAGAAGAGTAATCTTACATAGTGTCAGAATCCTTGTAGAGATCCTTATCAAGTATCTTTACAGAAACCTTAGTCCCATTCCATTTAGCCACTTGATATATTCCCTGGCAAGTGGAAAAGTGATGTAGTATCTTgttaaaaatctataaatgGAAACTAAGACATTATTACAGGAAAGTAAAGCAAAGAGAGATCTTGCCTTTGAGATACCATCAGCTTTCCGAACTTGAAGTTCCTGCGGATTTAACTCGTACTCAGGAACTTCACGAGGATTCGCCACAACCATGGGTGtccttttggttttctaaaaccaagaagaaaatgtaacTATAAACATATTAAGATATGAAAAGAACAGAGCTTGAATCAATGAAAAATGCAGCAACATACCGGAACTTTAGCTCCACGGGCTttcaaaatgttgaaaacatCCATGTTACCATAATACTTAGCATCAGCAGCTGCCTATccacacaacacaaacataatttcaaaaccaaaagcacAAAACCTAACCAATAAGAGACAACAATAGAAATTTATCACATTACCGTGCTTCCCCAACGATCACGAGCATCAATATTAGCCTTCCtagtaagaagaagcttgacaACATCGACATGACCTTCACAAGCAGCGATATGAAGAGCCGTACGACCATCAAGATCGATACTATTAACATCAATACCTTCATCAAGCAGATCCTGAACACCTTCAACATCACCTCTACAAGCCACAAATAGAAGCTGCATAGTAGCGTCGAGATTATCCGGTACAGCAAGCTGCGGACCGTTAGAACCATCAGGACTCCGACGAATCGGATCTAAAGACGATTGTCGACCAAAACTAAATCGCATATTGTTCCGGCGAGGATCATGTGAAGCTTGACGCGTGAATTGACGACTAAGCGTACGACGAAGCGATCCAGTTGAGAATTGTCTCGAGATTCCTCGTTTTAGCTGTCCCACTACATTCGCCATGATttcaaatctctttctcttcttctctctttcgtcttcttctgcGAAAAAATCGAATGGATaatcacattttctttttctcgagaaaattgATCTGGTGATTATGTGAGATCCGTCTCTAGCGCGTTGCTTATCgagaaataattaattttaatttgacgGGTGAAGATATTATTGGCGACGTCTGTTTCCGATTGACTTTGATTTGACTTTTCCTTTCAATCATTATTTGGCGAGTCCCGCGTAAATATGGACTCTTCTTGATTGTCCACTTTTTTCGGTGGCTTTACCggatttaaaatcattttcttttcctaaattatgaattttacCCTAAACTTCTCATAATTACAATTAGTTCCGACGAACCCAAGATACTTTTTAGcaaaattaggaaaatagtTGACTCGAAAAGGTTGTTATACGTGGAGCTGACGTGTTGGTCTTATCTACTCGAAGCCTTTTGGGCTTTTCTTAAAGCCATTGATTTCTAAGGTCGTCAACAACCGAACCGGACCGGACGGTTTGACCGGTCTAACCAACATATA
It encodes the following:
- a CDS encoding UDP-Glycosyltransferase superfamily protein (UDP-Glycosyltransferase superfamily protein; FUNCTIONS IN: UDP-glycosyltransferase activity, transferase activity, transferring glycosyl groups; INVOLVED IN: metabolic process; LOCATED IN: cellular_component unknown; EXPRESSED IN: 22 plant structures; EXPRESSED DURING: 13 growth stages; CONTAINS InterPro DOMAIN/s: UDP-glucuronosyl/UDP-glucosyltransferase (InterPro:IPR002213); BEST Arabidopsis thaliana protein match is: Uridine diphosphate glycosyltransferase 74E2 (TAIR:AT1G05680.1); Has 8757 Blast hits to 8682 proteins in 575 species: Archae - 0; Bacteria - 847; Metazoa - 2565; Fungi - 65; Plants - 5076; Viruses - 120; Other Eukaryotes - 84 (source: NCBI BLink).), whose protein sequence is MSEAKKGHVLFFPYPLQGHINPMIQLAKRLSKKGITSTLIIASKDHREPYTSDDYSITVHTIHDGFFPHEHPHAKFVDLDRFHNSTSRSLTDFISSAKLSDNPPKALIYDPFMPFALDIAKDLDLYVVAYFTQPWLASLVYYHINEGTYDVPVDRHENPTLASFPGFPLLSQDDLPSFACEKGSYPLLHEFVVRQFSNLLQADCILCNTFDQLEPKVVKWMNDQWPVKNIGPVVPSKFLDNRLPEDKDYELENSKTEPDESVLKWLGNRPAKSVVYVAFGTLVALSEKQMKEIAMAISQTGYHFLWSVRESERSKLPSGFIEEAEEKDSGLVAKWVPQLEVLAHESIGCFVSHCGWNSTLEALCLGVPMVGVPQWTDQPTNAKFIEDVWKIGVRVRTDGEGLSSKEEIARCIVEVMEGERGKEIRKNVEKLKVLAREAISEGGSSDKKIDEFVALLT